The Polaromonas sp. SP1 DNA window GGCTTCTGCGCGCTGTGCGATGGAGCGCGGATCGCGGTCGTAAGCCTTGCCGTCGGCAGGCTCGAGCACGTCGCAGCTCATGAACAGCGTGGTTTCTTCAAAGAAGGGGTCGATGTTGGCCGTCTTGGGGTCAGGCATCAGTTGCATGTCGGAGGCTTCAATGCCCTTCCAGCCGGCAATGGAAGAACCGTCAAACGCGTGGCCCGACGTGAATTTATCTTCGTCAAAGTGGGACACGGGCACGGTGACGTGCTGCTCTTTGCCCCGGGTGTCGGTGAAACGGAAGTCAACGAACTTGACTTCGTTTTCCTTGACCATTTTCATGACGTCTGCGACGGTCTTTGCCATCAAAATCTCCTGTTGCTGGATGGGTGGTTGAAAATTCTCTTCGGGCTTGTTGAATGCACTTTTTGTGCCAAAGCCATTGGCTGCCCAGATTGACGCCAAGCCTCGGATTGTGCCGTTATCTGGCTTCAGTTCCCGCCTTGGGCGGGCTGAAAACGCAAAAAACACTCCGCGGTAACGAATGCACCATTAAAGTGCATCACCATAAAAGCGCCAATTTGGTGCAAAAAGTCAGCGCACCAATTCGGGGCCAAATTTCAGGTCGAATTGATGCAGCCCGGCCAGCATGGCTGGATAGGCCAGGTTGACCGCTTCCGGCGCGCCTTTGACGCCCAGTTCAATATGGCGGCCGTATTCGGGGTGGTCCACGCTGGGCAGGCTGAACACTTTCACGCCGGCATGCGCCGCTTCAATATCGAGCATCAGCGGCGTAAGCATGGCTTCCATGGACCCAAAAATGATCACCGACTTTTCGGTGTAAGGCGACTTTTGGTGCAGGTGGGCGTACTGCTGGTCCAGCACCCATTCGATCATCGGCCAAGCCATCACCGGGAAGCCCGGAACGAAGTGAACCGCGCCCTGCCCCGCCCGGCAGGTAAAACCGGGGATCTTGTTGTACGGGTTCGGAATGATCTCGGCGCCTTCCGGGAACACGCCCATGTTCAGGCGGTGGATGTTGTCGTCGCGGTCGGGCTCATAAGGGGTGCCCTGCTCTTTGGCCACGTCGGCCATGCGCTCCAGGATCAGGGTTTTGGCCGTGGGATGCAACGCCAGGCCAACCCCCAAAGCCTTGGCCGCGCATTGCCGGGTGTGGTCGTCCGGCGTGGCGCCGATGCCGCCGCAGGAAAACACCACGTCGCCGCTGCCACGCGCCGCCGCAAAGGCGCGCGCCAAAGTGGCCGTGATGCGTGCCGGGTCGTCGCCCACGTAATCGGCGTAGGCCAGCTGCAGGCCGCGCGCGCCCAGCAGTTCAATGGTTTTGGGCAGGTGTTTGTCGGCGCGTTTGCCCGAGAGGATTTCGTCGCCGACGATGATGAGGCCGAAGTGAGAGGTCATGTTGGGTGAGTTCAGGGCAGAGGTATGTCAGGCTTGCCGCCCAACGTGCCGAAGCTGGGGGCGGGCCCGGGCAGGGCTTCGGGCGCCAGCTCGGTTGCTATTGATTTGATAGCGTCCTGTGCAAGCGGATCGGGGGTCAGGGCATTGTTTTTCTTGCGAAGCTGCTCCAGCGCGGCCAGCGTGTAGTGGGCAAACCAGAGCGAGGAAAAGGCAAACACCAGCGTGTAGATCCAGATCGCCACCGGCACCAGGATGGGCGCCATGGCCACAAACATCGCGCCCGAGGCCCAGATCAGGCTGGGCGCGGCGCCCAGGTAGCCGCTGATGACGCCGATGGCCAGCAGCGGCGCGCGGTGCTCTTTGAAAATCTGGCGCCGCTCTTCGCTGCTGGCGTGGTCGACCAGCGCATCGTAGGACATGACGCGGTACGTGAGCCAGCCCCAGATCAGCGGCGGCAGCACCAGGATCAGCGGCGGGATCAGCCACAGCGGAATCGACACGGTGAGCGCCACCGCGGCCAGCGAGGTTGAGCCCAGCGACCAGAACAGGCTGGCGACCATCGAGCCGCCCTGCTTGCGTTCAAGCTGCGGAAAGCGCCGCTCGGCCACCAGCGCCACCATGGCCGGCGTCATGAGGATGGCCACAAAAAGCAGCGCGGTGATCACGATGACCGGAATCGCCATGAAGAGCAGCAGCGCCGGCGCCAGCACCATGCGCAGCCCGCCCAGGCCCAGGGTTTCGAGCCAGCGGACCATGGTGTTGACGAGTTCGTAGTTGCCGAGCTGGGAGCGGATCGCTTCGACCGCATCGCTCCAGAAGAAGTACCCCAGGCCCAGGGAGATCGCTCCCATGATGATCAGGGGCAGCACTGACAAAGCGATGACCCGTGGGTGAAGGCAGTACATCGCGGCGCGCCAAAAAGCGTCAAGGAGTTTGCTCATGCCGAAAGGATACCCTTACTTAACGGCAGGCAGATTGCACGTTCAGGCTTTGCCGAAGAGGCGCTTGAGGCCAATCCATTGTTGCGACCAAAAGCCTTTGCCGTATTGGCGATTGGCTTCGACCTGGTCGCGGATACCGGTCGGGTCATAGCGCTGCTCAAAATTCACCGTACCAAACAACATATCCCACCAGGGCAGCAACACGCCAAAGTTGTGGCCACCCAACCTGACGGCCCCCACGCTTTTCACTTCGTGTAATGCGCTGCCCCCCGAGGGGGCTAATTTTCCTTGGGGCGGCCCGGCGGAAAATTGTCCGTCCTGCGCTGGTTTCACCTTGACCGGCGTCTCATGCCCAATGCCGATGCTGTGGTGCAGCCTGTGAAAGCGCGGGCTGACCCACAGGCGCTCGCCGATGCGGCCGAACCACAGGCGCACATTGGCGTGCTGAAAGCTCTCACTGAGCTGGGTGAACGCGACGATGGCCACGAACTGGCCGGGCGGCACGCCGATAAGCTGGGCCACCAGCACGACGATGGCGTCGACCAGGATGTCGTCGAGCAGGTGGTTGCGGTTGTCGCTCCACATCGTCATTTGCCGCTGCGCGTGGTGCAGCGAATGCAGGCGCCACCACCATTCGATCTGGTGCTGGCCGCGGTGCGTCCAGTAGGCGACAAAGTCAAACACGACGAGGTACATCAGCAGGCTGACGACCGCGTGGTCGGTGACGCCCGGCCAGAGCTGGTCGAGGTGGAAGGTGCCGTAGCCGGCGGTGCGCAGCGCGCCGAAGGCTTCGTCGAACCACGGATCGAGCGTGAAAAAAAGCGCGAGGCGGAAAAAGCCCAGCCGGTGGATCAGCGTGTACAGCACATCGGTGCGGATGGTGGCGCGGTCCGTCACCGGCTCTACCGGCCGCCAGCGCTGCAACGGGCCGATGATGGCCAGCAAAATCAACACCTGCAGCACCCCCACCATGAACCAGGCGGTGGCGCCGTAGCCGTCTTCCAGCAGGTTGCCCATGCCCAGCGCAAACATGACGGGCTGCACGGCCGCTTCAAACAGCCATTGCTGCGCCGTCGAAAAAATATCGCTGAACCAGTCCATGGGCTTTATTTTGCAGGCTTGGCCGGGGCGGAGCCGGCTTGCGCGTCAATCCACGCCTTGTACTGGGGGTGTTCGCGCAGGGTCTGGAAACAAAAGCCGCGCGCCTGCAGGCCGGTGATCAGCGGCTCCAGCACCTTGGGCGCCCACGGGTCCTTGCGCGACCAGATGCCCAGGTGGGCCAGCAGGATGTCGCCGGAGCGCACATCACGCAGCGCCTTCTTCAGCAAAAAGTCATTGGGGTATTTTTCGCTCGCCAGCTCGTCACCCAAAAAGCCGGCGGGCGACCAGCCCACGTGCTCATAGCCGCAGGACTTGGCAGCCGCCAGCAGCGCAGGCGAGGTCTTGCCGCCCGGCGCCCTGAAGAGCGGCAGCGTTTTCTTGCCGGTGATGGCTTCGAGCCGCCTGGCGGATTTGCCGATTTCTTCGCAATACTGCGCCGCCGACCAGGTGAACTCCTTGCCCTCCAGCGGGCCCGCCGACGGCCGCATCCTGAACTGCTGCTGCGCGCCGGGCGCAGCCGGCACATCACCGCGCCAATAGACGTGGTCCCAGGTGTGCGAGGCGAACTCATGGCCTTCCGCCGCCCGCGCCTTCCACCACGGCGCCCATTGCGCGCCCAGGCTGCCGTCGCCTTCCTGTGTGCGCTCGTTGGCCGCAAAAAACGTGACCTTGACCTGGTGTTTGTTGAGGATCTCGGCCATCAGCGGCGCGACGGCCATGTGGCCGGTGTCGAGCGTGAGGTAGACGGGTTTGCAGGCAGCGGCTGCCGGCTGCACCGGGCCCTGCATGACGATTTTTGGGTCTTTTGTGCCTGCAGCCCAAGCGGGGCATGCGCAGGCAGCTATTAAAACAATAGCAGGCAGCAGGGTTGAGCGAGCCTGCCCGGCCCGCTCAAGCCGCTTACCGGGGTGCGTGGTCGAGGGTCCAGACACCATGGGGGCTCTTTCCAACATTCACCTGGCGAACGATCTTGCGCGTCGCCACGTCGATCACCGTCAGCTTGCGCGCCCAGCGCGAGGTCACCAGTATCTGCTTGCCGTC harbors:
- a CDS encoding molybdopterin-binding protein, which codes for MTSHFGLIIVGDEILSGKRADKHLPKTIELLGARGLQLAYADYVGDDPARITATLARAFAAARGSGDVVFSCGGIGATPDDHTRQCAAKALGVGLALHPTAKTLILERMADVAKEQGTPYEPDRDDNIHRLNMGVFPEGAEIIPNPYNKIPGFTCRAGQGAVHFVPGFPVMAWPMIEWVLDQQYAHLHQKSPYTEKSVIIFGSMEAMLTPLMLDIEAAHAGVKVFSLPSVDHPEYGRHIELGVKGAPEAVNLAYPAMLAGLHQFDLKFGPELVR
- a CDS encoding EI24 domain-containing protein, with the translated sequence MSKLLDAFWRAAMYCLHPRVIALSVLPLIIMGAISLGLGYFFWSDAVEAIRSQLGNYELVNTMVRWLETLGLGGLRMVLAPALLLFMAIPVIVITALLFVAILMTPAMVALVAERRFPQLERKQGGSMVASLFWSLGSTSLAAVALTVSIPLWLIPPLILVLPPLIWGWLTYRVMSYDALVDHASSEERRQIFKEHRAPLLAIGVISGYLGAAPSLIWASGAMFVAMAPILVPVAIWIYTLVFAFSSLWFAHYTLAALEQLRKKNNALTPDPLAQDAIKSIATELAPEALPGPAPSFGTLGGKPDIPLP
- a CDS encoding sterol desaturase family protein, translating into MDWFSDIFSTAQQWLFEAAVQPVMFALGMGNLLEDGYGATAWFMVGVLQVLILLAIIGPLQRWRPVEPVTDRATIRTDVLYTLIHRLGFFRLALFFTLDPWFDEAFGALRTAGYGTFHLDQLWPGVTDHAVVSLLMYLVVFDFVAYWTHRGQHQIEWWWRLHSLHHAQRQMTMWSDNRNHLLDDILVDAIVVLVAQLIGVPPGQFVAIVAFTQLSESFQHANVRLWFGRIGERLWVSPRFHRLHHSIGIGHETPVKVKPAQDGQFSAGPPQGKLAPSGGSALHEVKSVGAVRLGGHNFGVLLPWWDMLFGTVNFEQRYDPTGIRDQVEANRQYGKGFWSQQWIGLKRLFGKA
- a CDS encoding polysaccharide deacetylase family protein, which translates into the protein MVSGPSTTHPGKRLERAGQARSTLLPAIVLIAACACPAWAAGTKDPKIVMQGPVQPAAAACKPVYLTLDTGHMAVAPLMAEILNKHQVKVTFFAANERTQEGDGSLGAQWAPWWKARAAEGHEFASHTWDHVYWRGDVPAAPGAQQQFRMRPSAGPLEGKEFTWSAAQYCEEIGKSARRLEAITGKKTLPLFRAPGGKTSPALLAAAKSCGYEHVGWSPAGFLGDELASEKYPNDFLLKKALRDVRSGDILLAHLGIWSRKDPWAPKVLEPLITGLQARGFCFQTLREHPQYKAWIDAQAGSAPAKPAK